From Echinicola soli, a single genomic window includes:
- a CDS encoding FecR family protein — protein sequence MDREKQLKAFYNRTLPQEEVEEFLEWYYSKKGEAFLAGRLEAHWEEGISDRDKGEAFDKEANFRQILEKRGNRTLPFKREAKKTSGQPGLGFKIAAGLVIFLSLSLLGYEYFRGNGGGKLKQEAVVMEIKSNPAGQKSKIKLPDGTIVYLNSESSLEYPADFATNRQLKLRGEAFFEVFPDKEHPFSVESRGIRTTALGTAFNIKAYGDMAETEVALAHGKVLVEAASDDHLELKPGEAAVSNEHNGAFKKKNVNIEEILYWKEGILHFDGVSFDEVVNTLERWYNVSIYINGKYDGKFQCSGTFDKNEYLDNVLDILGHSIGFDFQINKKKVTLTFHPN from the coding sequence ATGGATAGAGAAAAACAACTTAAAGCATTTTATAATAGGACATTGCCCCAAGAGGAAGTTGAGGAATTTTTGGAATGGTATTACTCCAAGAAAGGGGAGGCCTTTTTAGCAGGGAGATTAGAAGCCCACTGGGAAGAAGGCATTTCAGACAGGGATAAAGGAGAAGCTTTTGACAAAGAAGCGAATTTCAGACAGATTTTGGAGAAACGGGGAAATCGTACTTTACCCTTTAAAAGAGAGGCCAAAAAGACCTCAGGCCAGCCAGGATTGGGATTTAAAATTGCCGCTGGATTGGTGATATTTTTATCATTGAGCCTCTTGGGGTATGAGTATTTCCGGGGAAATGGAGGAGGAAAGCTGAAGCAGGAAGCCGTGGTCATGGAAATCAAATCCAACCCGGCTGGGCAAAAGTCAAAAATCAAGCTGCCCGATGGTACTATCGTGTACCTCAATTCAGAAAGTTCACTGGAATATCCCGCGGATTTTGCGACTAACCGTCAATTAAAATTACGTGGTGAGGCATTTTTCGAAGTTTTCCCAGATAAGGAACACCCATTTTCAGTAGAAAGCAGAGGAATAAGGACGACAGCACTGGGGACAGCCTTTAACATTAAGGCATATGGAGATATGGCTGAGACCGAAGTGGCGCTTGCTCATGGGAAAGTGCTTGTAGAAGCAGCTAGTGATGATCATCTGGAACTGAAGCCCGGTGAAGCCGCGGTGAGCAATGAGCATAATGGCGCTTTTAAAAAGAAAAATGTAAACATCGAAGAGATTCTCTACTGGAAAGAGGGCATTCTTCATTTTGATGGAGTTTCATTCGATGAAGTAGTAAACACACTGGAACGGTGGTACAATGTCTCCATTTACATAAATGGGAAGTATGACGGTAAATTCCAGTGTTCTGGAACTTTTGATAAGAACGAATACCTGGATAATGTCCTGGATATCCTGGGACATTCAATAGGGTTTGACTTCCAGATAAACAAGAAAAAAGTAACCCTAACCTTTCACCCCAACTAA
- a CDS encoding SusC/RagA family TonB-linked outer membrane protein produces the protein MKQNLTQKIIMVSKYAGYCFIFLTLTMSAVLAENSSAQVKGIDEVYIQLSSGQKALEQALDEIEKTTAFHFFYTDRNLDKTQLVNVSNKKATVAEHLKDMALSLNLEFRQVNNSISVKKIKDKGVVLPSPAIEIFKEVTGVVTDEEGEPLPGASVLIEGEPNRGTVTDIDGTYSIDVAEGTTLIFSYIGFESHKVEVGAQSKIDVVLLVNAESLEEVVVVGFGEQKKISLTGAVSTVNVDDMKSNPTSSLSNALAGNVPGVMGMMQSGQPGKNISEFWIRGISTFGGGTSPLVLVDNIERDLNELNIEDIQSITVLKDAAETAMYGSRGANGVILITTKRGTAGKIDVNFKDEFIYNTRTITPEFEDGVTYARLLNESRITRNEGPIYQPEELEILRLGLDPDLYPNVDWKNLLLRDGAMTYRANINMSGGGPTSRYYASGSYINEGGMYEIDESLKNDYNTNADYKRWNYRLNADFNLTETTEVKIGVAGSLSKRNSPGLGDVDFWGSLFGYSPIRTPVLYSNGYVPSIGTGNQTNPWVMATQTGFNENWVNKVQTNITVEQDLGFLTEGLRVRGIVGYDILNTNNIQRRKWPEQWQAARARDVNGDLVFTHISDPSEMQQSSSSTGNRLEFYDLMINYNRDIGDHHVGGAARFTRDSYVQTVNLGDDIKNGIARRNQALAGRLIYNWKYRYFVNFNFGYTGSENFAPGEQYGFFPAVSFAWNVAEEDFVKDNIGWLNLFKIRYSYGKAGNDQLMGGERFPYLYTISPITDDDGGPAGGYQWADYGSDRYFGGMRYSQVASPYVTWEVATKQNLGFDIETNHITANIDFFDEKRTGIYMAREFLPDMVGLESTPRANVGIVKSRGLDGRFKFIQQIGQVTLTARSNITYSKNEIVEKDEENNVYPYQNEEGFRVGQSKGLVALGLFKDYDDIRNSPTQTFGTYQPGDIKYKDVNGDGVINDGDRVAIGATRRPNLIYGLGASANWRGFSLGVHLQGAGKSTFSTYGKTIHAFSEGEWGQVMKGVMGDNRWISADISEDPSTEDPNASYPRLSYGENPNNFRESTFWLRDGRYLRLKTVDIGYSLPRSITRLIRADNIRLYVIGTNLFTWSKFKLWDPELATPRGEDYPPAKSITLGISVNL, from the coding sequence ATGAAACAAAATTTAACCCAGAAAATTATTATGGTCTCAAAATATGCAGGCTACTGCTTTATTTTCCTGACCTTGACCATGAGCGCTGTTCTGGCTGAAAACTCCTCTGCCCAGGTAAAGGGCATTGATGAAGTGTATATACAGCTTTCCAGTGGTCAAAAAGCCTTAGAACAGGCCTTGGATGAGATCGAGAAAACCACGGCCTTTCATTTCTTTTATACTGACAGGAACCTCGATAAGACACAGCTGGTCAATGTTTCCAATAAAAAGGCAACAGTAGCAGAACATCTAAAGGATATGGCGCTGAGCCTTAACCTGGAATTCAGACAGGTCAACAATAGCATCAGCGTCAAGAAGATTAAGGACAAAGGTGTGGTACTGCCCAGTCCAGCCATCGAGATATTTAAGGAAGTTACCGGTGTCGTCACCGACGAAGAAGGAGAACCCCTTCCGGGAGCATCTGTATTGATAGAAGGAGAACCAAACAGGGGTACTGTTACCGACATAGATGGGACCTACTCCATTGATGTGGCAGAAGGTACCACGTTGATCTTTAGCTATATCGGTTTTGAATCCCATAAGGTGGAAGTCGGTGCACAGTCTAAAATCGATGTGGTGCTTTTGGTCAATGCGGAATCATTGGAAGAGGTAGTGGTTGTAGGCTTTGGCGAGCAGAAAAAGATATCACTGACCGGTGCAGTGTCGACTGTGAATGTGGACGACATGAAATCCAACCCTACTTCGAGTTTGTCAAATGCCCTTGCTGGAAATGTCCCTGGAGTTATGGGCATGATGCAGTCGGGCCAACCCGGGAAGAACATCTCTGAATTTTGGATCCGTGGGATTTCCACTTTCGGTGGGGGAACTAGTCCCCTGGTGTTGGTGGATAATATTGAGCGTGATTTAAACGAACTTAATATTGAAGATATCCAATCGATTACGGTACTGAAGGATGCGGCTGAAACGGCCATGTATGGCTCTAGAGGTGCCAATGGTGTGATACTGATCACCACCAAAAGGGGCACTGCGGGCAAAATAGATGTGAATTTCAAGGATGAATTCATTTACAATACACGGACTATTACACCTGAGTTTGAAGATGGGGTAACCTATGCTAGGCTTTTAAACGAATCGCGGATTACCCGAAATGAAGGGCCGATTTACCAACCTGAGGAATTGGAGATTTTGAGGTTGGGATTGGATCCGGATCTATACCCGAATGTAGACTGGAAAAACCTACTGTTGAGAGATGGTGCGATGACCTACCGTGCCAATATAAACATGAGTGGAGGAGGGCCTACTTCGCGGTATTATGCCTCGGGCAGTTATATTAACGAAGGCGGTATGTATGAAATCGATGAATCACTCAAGAACGATTACAATACCAATGCAGATTATAAGCGCTGGAATTACCGTTTAAATGCTGATTTTAACCTTACTGAAACCACCGAGGTGAAAATTGGCGTTGCCGGTTCACTCAGTAAACGAAACAGCCCAGGATTAGGTGATGTTGATTTTTGGGGCTCCCTATTTGGTTATTCTCCCATCCGCACGCCGGTTCTCTATTCCAATGGCTATGTACCATCCATCGGAACAGGCAATCAGACCAATCCTTGGGTAATGGCCACACAAACCGGTTTTAACGAGAACTGGGTCAATAAGGTACAGACCAATATTACGGTGGAGCAGGATTTGGGTTTTCTCACAGAGGGCCTTCGTGTAAGGGGGATCGTGGGCTATGATATCCTAAACACCAATAACATCCAACGTCGAAAATGGCCAGAACAATGGCAAGCTGCCCGTGCACGTGATGTGAACGGGGATTTGGTATTTACGCATATTTCCGATCCAAGTGAAATGCAGCAGTCCAGTAGTTCCACTGGAAATAGACTGGAATTCTATGACCTGATGATCAATTATAACCGTGATATAGGAGATCATCACGTAGGAGGTGCTGCGCGATTTACCCGTGATTCATATGTGCAAACAGTTAATCTTGGTGATGACATCAAAAATGGCATCGCCAGGAGAAATCAAGCCCTGGCTGGACGACTGATCTATAACTGGAAATACCGCTACTTTGTCAACTTTAACTTCGGTTATACCGGTTCAGAGAACTTTGCTCCCGGAGAGCAATATGGTTTTTTCCCTGCTGTCTCTTTTGCATGGAATGTTGCTGAAGAGGATTTTGTGAAGGATAATATTGGCTGGCTGAACTTGTTCAAAATCCGCTATTCCTATGGAAAAGCCGGTAATGACCAGTTAATGGGAGGAGAGCGATTCCCTTATTTATACACCATTTCACCAATTACTGATGACGATGGAGGTCCTGCTGGTGGCTATCAGTGGGCAGATTATGGTTCTGATAGGTATTTTGGAGGAATGAGGTATTCGCAAGTAGCCTCTCCCTATGTAACCTGGGAAGTGGCCACAAAGCAAAACCTGGGCTTTGATATCGAGACCAATCATATTACGGCAAACATTGATTTCTTTGATGAAAAGCGTACGGGGATTTACATGGCAAGAGAGTTTTTGCCTGACATGGTGGGATTGGAAAGCACGCCAAGGGCCAATGTGGGCATCGTAAAGTCCCGTGGCTTGGATGGACGTTTTAAATTCATACAGCAAATCGGCCAAGTCACGCTTACTGCTAGAAGTAATATCACCTATAGCAAAAACGAGATTGTCGAAAAAGACGAAGAGAACAACGTTTACCCTTATCAGAACGAGGAAGGCTTCCGTGTAGGCCAGTCCAAAGGCCTGGTGGCTTTGGGACTTTTTAAGGACTACGATGATATCCGCAACAGTCCTACCCAGACCTTTGGAACTTACCAACCTGGCGATATAAAGTATAAAGATGTCAACGGTGATGGGGTCATTAACGATGGCGATCGCGTGGCCATTGGCGCGACCAGAAGACCAAACTTGATTTATGGATTGGGAGCTTCCGCCAATTGGCGTGGATTCAGCCTTGGGGTGCACTTACAAGGAGCCGGTAAATCGACTTTTTCTACCTATGGAAAGACCATTCACGCATTTAGTGAAGGAGAGTGGGGACAGGTCATGAAAGGTGTGATGGGCGATAACCGCTGGATCTCTGCTGATATATCAGAAGATCCTTCCACCGAGGATCCCAATGCTTCATATCCACGCTTAAGCTACGGTGAAAACCCCAATAACTTCAGGGAATCTACCTTTTGGCTGCGAGATGGCCGCTATCTCCGGCTGAAGACGGTGGATATTGGCTATAGTCTACCAAGGAGCATCACCAGGCTGATAAGAGCAGACAATATCCGCTTGTATGTGATCGGAACGAATTTGTTTACCTGGTCGAAATTTAAACTTTGGGATCCTGAGTTGGCCACGCCAAGAGGAGAAGATTATCCTCCTGCTAAATCTATTACACTTGGAATTAGTGTTAATCTGTAA
- a CDS encoding RagB/SusD family nutrient uptake outer membrane protein, translated as MNKKIIYTVLLLVCGTGLISSCNDDYLDSSQYFKDRLTEEKVFQSKVYSEEWLANVFEELRGINADVASKGITPHNFADGMYYGDRDSDYDPSKNELSYNMFKMGEYTENDKQGTWTQCYRGIRNASTFIHNIYMNTEMSAEEIEDYRGQARFARAYLYWILLRKYGPIPLLPDEGLDYTKSYDDLAVPRSTYEECAEFISNEMLLSAQEMAAHGMTRGQESSARPAPGAALATRAKALLYAASPLANGNTSSYAARLVDDQGNRLLSSDYQEEKWAKAAAAARDVIELGIYELYTVPLQETGDNATVIPPDDHNFSDKAWPGGWADIDPAKSYAQVFDGTLPPSGNPELIFTRGNNQDGESIRAMVAHQLPRSATGWNTHGLTQKVIDAYYMNDGTDVPGKDMEIGRGDGSERVSGYVSEADYEAGKYRPLMPGVSLQYAHREPRFYASVAFNGSFWSLLNESQERNRNQQVFYYRDNPKGNGFNSSNAYWLRTGFGVKKYVHPNDTYEGGDIDNIVYKPEPAIRYADILLMYAEALNELDGSHTIPSWDGGNYTITRNIAEIQRGVHPVRIRAGVPDYPATVYSDKEALRKRLKRERFIELLAEGQRYFDLRRWMDAPVEESLPMYGCNVLMNEEERDLFHQPVAVWALETTFADKMWFWPISHTELKRNNRLTQNPGWTYND; from the coding sequence ATGAATAAGAAAATAATATATACTGTTCTATTGCTTGTGTGCGGCACAGGCCTGATTTCTTCTTGTAATGATGATTACCTGGATTCTAGCCAATACTTCAAGGACCGTCTCACGGAAGAAAAGGTGTTTCAGAGTAAGGTCTATTCTGAAGAATGGCTGGCCAATGTCTTCGAGGAACTAAGGGGTATCAATGCCGATGTGGCAAGCAAGGGGATTACACCTCACAATTTTGCCGATGGTATGTACTATGGTGACAGGGACAGTGATTATGACCCATCCAAAAATGAACTTTCCTATAATATGTTCAAGATGGGGGAATATACCGAAAACGATAAGCAGGGCACTTGGACCCAATGTTACCGCGGCATCCGTAATGCATCTACTTTCATTCATAATATCTATATGAACACGGAGATGTCTGCCGAAGAAATCGAAGATTACAGGGGACAAGCGCGGTTTGCAAGGGCGTACCTGTACTGGATACTGCTGCGTAAATACGGCCCCATTCCCCTTTTGCCCGATGAGGGACTGGATTACACCAAAAGTTACGATGACCTGGCCGTTCCGAGAAGTACTTATGAGGAGTGTGCGGAGTTTATTAGCAATGAAATGCTGCTTTCTGCCCAAGAGATGGCGGCGCACGGGATGACGCGTGGCCAGGAGAGTTCTGCCCGCCCTGCCCCCGGTGCAGCACTTGCTACCCGTGCCAAAGCTTTACTCTATGCTGCCAGTCCACTGGCGAATGGAAATACCTCAAGTTATGCGGCACGATTAGTGGATGATCAGGGAAACCGGCTGCTTTCTTCCGACTATCAAGAAGAAAAATGGGCCAAGGCCGCTGCAGCTGCCAGGGACGTGATCGAACTTGGGATATATGAGCTATATACGGTGCCACTTCAGGAAACAGGAGACAATGCCACGGTAATACCACCGGATGATCACAATTTTTCTGATAAAGCATGGCCAGGTGGATGGGCGGATATTGATCCGGCCAAATCATATGCACAGGTGTTTGACGGCACCTTGCCACCTTCAGGAAATCCAGAGTTGATTTTTACCAGAGGCAATAACCAGGATGGGGAAAGTATCAGAGCGATGGTTGCCCATCAATTGCCGCGGTCCGCTACCGGCTGGAACACCCATGGACTTACCCAAAAAGTAATAGACGCTTACTATATGAACGATGGCACGGATGTGCCGGGGAAGGATATGGAAATCGGCCGGGGGGATGGTTCTGAGCGTGTAAGTGGCTACGTAAGTGAAGCCGATTATGAAGCGGGCAAATACCGGCCGCTCATGCCCGGTGTGTCGCTCCAGTATGCCCACCGCGAACCCCGGTTTTATGCATCAGTGGCTTTCAATGGCAGCTTCTGGTCTTTGCTGAATGAATCCCAGGAACGTAACCGTAACCAGCAGGTATTCTACTATCGCGATAATCCTAAAGGTAACGGCTTTAACTCTTCCAATGCGTACTGGCTACGAACAGGTTTTGGCGTAAAGAAATATGTCCACCCCAATGACACCTATGAAGGTGGCGATATTGATAATATTGTCTATAAACCTGAGCCGGCCATTCGCTATGCTGATATTCTGCTGATGTACGCCGAAGCACTGAACGAACTCGACGGTTCGCATACCATTCCATCCTGGGATGGGGGCAACTACACCATTACAAGAAATATCGCGGAGATACAAAGAGGTGTTCACCCTGTGCGCATCCGTGCTGGTGTGCCAGATTATCCCGCCACAGTGTACAGTGATAAGGAGGCATTAAGAAAAAGACTGAAGCGTGAGCGTTTCATTGAGCTTTTGGCAGAAGGCCAGCGGTATTTTGACCTGCGCCGGTGGATGGATGCTCCTGTAGAAGAATCATTGCCTATGTATGGTTGCAATGTCCTGATGAATGAAGAGGAACGTGACCTTTTTCATCAACCGGTAGCCGTATGGGCGCTTGAAACCACTTTTGCGGATAAGATGTGGTTTTGGCCGATTAGCCATACCGAGCTCAAAAGGAACAACCGCCTTACACAGAATCCAGGATGGACTTATAACGACTAA
- a CDS encoding DUF4973 domain-containing protein encodes MNKSLIPVLLLSLLIICGSCNDEWTEEQFENFVSFKAPVTSEGVCDIYIRYKEDEKTTFQQPLIVSGSRTNALDRSVHVAVDSDTLEVLNYEHFQNREDFYYRELDSKYYDIPSTVDIKAGENTSLMAIDFSLKDIDMVDKWVLPLTIKDDPSYNYVANPRKYYRKALLRIHPFNDYSGTYSGTALKTTMEGYEDETPIVKEDIRAYVVDENTVFFYAGNIDEDRQDRRNYKVYATFHSTGAVTFYADNPDMKFQVNKSASYTINEQMDEIRPYLLHRYLTINNIDYQFSDYTMVPNVDINYKVSGSLILERQLNTQIPDEDQAIEW; translated from the coding sequence ATGAATAAATCACTTATACCGGTTCTTCTGCTCTCACTGCTCATCATTTGCGGCTCATGTAATGATGAGTGGACTGAAGAACAATTTGAAAATTTTGTTTCATTTAAGGCACCCGTGACGAGCGAAGGGGTCTGCGATATCTATATTCGATATAAGGAGGATGAAAAAACGACATTCCAACAACCTTTGATCGTCAGTGGGTCCAGAACCAATGCGCTGGATAGATCAGTGCACGTCGCCGTAGATTCCGATACATTGGAGGTATTGAACTATGAGCATTTCCAAAACCGTGAAGATTTTTATTACCGGGAATTGGATAGTAAATATTACGATATTCCTTCGACTGTGGACATTAAAGCTGGTGAGAATACTTCCTTAATGGCCATCGATTTTTCATTAAAGGATATCGATATGGTGGATAAGTGGGTGCTACCTTTGACGATCAAAGATGATCCATCCTACAATTACGTAGCAAATCCACGGAAATACTATCGCAAAGCACTCTTACGTATCCATCCCTTTAATGATTATTCGGGCACCTACAGCGGTACAGCTTTGAAGACAACCATGGAAGGTTATGAAGACGAAACACCAATAGTAAAAGAGGATATTCGGGCCTATGTGGTCGATGAAAATACCGTTTTCTTCTACGCCGGGAATATAGATGAAGATCGGCAGGACCGTCGTAATTACAAAGTCTATGCGACCTTCCACAGTACGGGGGCAGTCACTTTCTATGCCGATAATCCAGACATGAAGTTTCAGGTAAACAAGAGTGCCAGTTATACCATTAACGAGCAGATGGATGAAATCCGGCCTTATCTCTTGCACCGGTATTTGACCATTAATAATATCGATTATCAATTTTCAGATTATACGATGGTGCCCAATGTGGATATCAATTATAAGGTTTCAGGTTCGTTGATTCTGGAGCGTCAATTAAATACCCAGATTCCTGATGAAGATCAGGCGATAGAATGGTGA
- a CDS encoding DUF5695 domain-containing protein: protein MFKNISILIIIISTFSGSLSINAQTIWDHMEKQPQTLGVENGMESYETDEFKLRLIKDSQTLASLIAKQDSTFDFTPFEHLEKRGGDNFYQLGDLNIRLRKSGQQDWRKYASAAKRKPIEGLKGTGEVLAAADMSATFPEDMPLEVYRFWDSKDGALVLRFTLTNTSPDEVEVGGLGIPMIFDNILHHKSLEEAHHQKVFFDPYIGMDAGYLQVNRLDGNGPVLLVTPYGETPFEAYNPLLDDPTPKSVTFEGFHEWQVYTKALAEEDWQGVKPWNKAGSKILKPGESMDVGLKFVLTDEVRTIEEKLIEEQRPVAVGIPGYVLPMDVEGKLFLKYTKEIASIDVFPEGALSLEKHLAKDDSWDAFMVKGEKWGRARLTVEYKDGTVQTVQYKVIKTESDVLDDMGSFLTHQQWYDDEDDLFGRSPSVISYDYEDKKKVLQDSRAWIAGLSDEGGAGSWLAAMMKQLVTPNPQEIAQLEEFVHQTLWGDIQYASGDRKYGVRKSLFYYEPDSMPAGTYRDDINYDSWAAWSKKDAYTTGRSYNYPHVTAAYWVMYRLAKEYEGLVDEEKWDWYLDQAYETALAMVEQAPHYAQFGQMEGSVFVYLLKDLQVEGWTAKAAMLEQVMRKRADIWESLAYPFGSEMPWDSTGQEEVYMWSDYFGFDNKAKVTLNAILAYMPTVPHWGYNGSARRYWDFLYGGKISRVERQLHHYGSALNAIPVLKAYRDNPEDLYLLRVGHAGMMGALSNITKDGFGPAAFHSFPNTLKIDPLSGDYGSGFYGYAVNTSAYLYEDERFGWLGFGGNVEEDGKVVTLNLTTGARNAVFIAPVKAWITTRAGEITSVSYDQETKAITVGFTGNQFTPVAKINVEAAGYQLENEHLPADGRITLPLEGQSTRQLELVVE from the coding sequence ATGTTCAAAAACATATCCATTCTCATCATTATAATCAGCACTTTCTCAGGAAGTTTATCGATCAATGCCCAGACCATTTGGGACCATATGGAAAAACAACCCCAAACGTTGGGGGTTGAAAATGGTATGGAAAGCTATGAAACAGATGAATTTAAGCTAAGGCTGATCAAGGACTCCCAGACCTTGGCCAGTCTCATCGCAAAGCAGGATTCCACGTTTGATTTTACTCCTTTTGAGCATTTAGAGAAAAGGGGAGGGGATAATTTTTATCAGCTGGGCGATCTTAATATTAGACTTAGAAAATCAGGCCAGCAGGATTGGCGGAAATATGCCAGTGCTGCGAAGAGAAAGCCGATTGAAGGATTGAAAGGCACAGGAGAGGTGCTGGCAGCGGCGGATATGTCCGCTACTTTTCCCGAAGATATGCCATTGGAGGTTTATAGGTTTTGGGACAGCAAGGACGGGGCCCTAGTGCTGCGATTTACCCTTACCAATACATCACCTGATGAAGTGGAAGTGGGGGGATTGGGCATACCGATGATCTTTGATAATATCCTGCACCATAAGAGCCTGGAAGAAGCCCACCACCAGAAGGTTTTTTTTGACCCGTATATTGGGATGGATGCAGGTTATCTGCAAGTGAATAGACTGGATGGAAATGGACCGGTGCTTTTGGTGACACCATATGGTGAGACCCCATTCGAGGCATATAATCCGCTATTGGACGATCCTACACCAAAGAGCGTGACATTTGAGGGATTTCATGAGTGGCAGGTTTATACAAAGGCATTGGCAGAAGAAGATTGGCAAGGGGTAAAACCCTGGAACAAGGCGGGTTCCAAAATACTGAAGCCAGGGGAATCGATGGATGTAGGACTGAAGTTTGTATTGACCGATGAGGTCAGGACAATAGAGGAAAAGCTCATTGAGGAGCAGCGTCCTGTGGCGGTGGGGATCCCGGGATATGTTTTGCCGATGGATGTGGAAGGAAAGCTTTTCCTGAAGTATACCAAAGAAATAGCCTCCATTGACGTATTTCCTGAAGGTGCGCTGTCACTGGAAAAGCACTTGGCCAAGGATGATAGTTGGGATGCCTTTATGGTAAAAGGTGAAAAGTGGGGCAGGGCAAGACTTACCGTAGAATACAAGGATGGCACTGTCCAGACCGTCCAATACAAAGTGATCAAAACTGAATCAGATGTACTGGACGATATGGGGAGTTTTTTGACCCATCAGCAATGGTATGATGATGAGGATGATTTATTTGGCAGGAGTCCTTCGGTTATTTCTTATGATTACGAAGACAAGAAAAAGGTCCTGCAGGACAGTAGGGCGTGGATAGCAGGGTTGAGTGACGAAGGTGGCGCAGGTTCATGGCTGGCGGCGATGATGAAACAGCTTGTAACGCCCAATCCGCAAGAAATTGCCCAATTGGAGGAATTCGTTCATCAGACGCTTTGGGGTGATATCCAGTATGCTTCCGGAGATCGAAAATACGGTGTAAGAAAGAGTCTGTTTTATTATGAGCCTGATAGCATGCCTGCAGGGACTTATCGAGATGACATCAATTATGATTCTTGGGCGGCTTGGAGCAAGAAAGATGCTTACACCACAGGAAGGTCATATAACTATCCCCATGTGACAGCAGCCTACTGGGTGATGTACCGTTTGGCAAAGGAATACGAAGGATTGGTGGATGAAGAAAAATGGGATTGGTATTTGGATCAGGCCTATGAAACCGCACTGGCCATGGTGGAGCAGGCACCACACTATGCCCAATTCGGTCAGATGGAAGGCAGTGTGTTCGTTTACCTGCTCAAAGATCTCCAAGTGGAAGGTTGGACAGCAAAAGCTGCTATGCTTGAGCAGGTGATGAGAAAACGGGCAGATATCTGGGAGTCCCTGGCCTATCCATTTGGAAGTGAGATGCCTTGGGATTCTACTGGGCAGGAAGAAGTGTACATGTGGTCAGATTATTTTGGTTTTGATAATAAAGCCAAGGTTACCTTAAATGCTATTTTGGCGTATATGCCAACAGTGCCTCACTGGGGATACAATGGTTCCGCCCGAAGGTATTGGGATTTTCTTTATGGCGGAAAAATCAGTCGTGTTGAGCGTCAATTGCACCATTATGGCTCAGCCCTAAATGCGATCCCCGTACTCAAAGCCTATCGTGATAACCCAGAAGATCTCTACCTGCTTCGTGTAGGCCATGCCGGCATGATGGGGGCGTTGTCCAATATCACCAAAGACGGATTTGGCCCTGCCGCCTTCCATTCTTTTCCCAATACACTAAAGATTGATCCTCTTTCGGGAGATTATGGTAGCGGGTTTTATGGCTATGCAGTGAATACGAGTGCTTATCTTTACGAAGATGAACGGTTTGGATGGCTTGGATTTGGGGGGAATGTGGAGGAAGACGGTAAAGTGGTCACGCTGAACCTCACCACGGGCGCAAGAAATGCAGTATTCATCGCTCCTGTAAAGGCTTGGATTACCACTAGGGCTGGGGAAATTACCAGTGTCAGCTATGATCAGGAAACCAAAGCGATCACTGTCGGCTTTACCGGTAACCAATTTACCCCAGTGGCAAAAATCAATGTAGAAGCGGCAGGATACCAGCTGGAGAATGAGCATTTACCGGCAGATGGTAGAATCACATTGCCTTTGGAAGGACAGTCGACAAGGCAGCTCGAGCTAGTAGTGGAATAA